Genomic DNA from Phycicoccus sp. M110.8:
CGCCGGCGCCGTCGCCCGCGTCACGCATGAGTCCGACGAGCTCCGCCTCGGCGTCGGTGATCTCGCTGCGCAGCCGCTGCACGTCCGCCTCGATCTCCGAGCGGATCGCCTTCAGCTCCTGCGCCGTCCACGGCGACTCGTCGGCGCGGACGACCAGCGAGGCAGGCGACTTCGCCGCCTTCTTCGCGGGGGCCGCCTTGGTCGCGGGGGCGGTCCTGGTGGCCGGGGCAGCCTTGGTGGCAGCGGTCTTCGTGGCCGGCGCAGCCTTGGTCGGCGTCGTCTTCGCCGGCTGGGCCTTCGTCGCGGCGGCCTTCTTCGTCGTTGCGGCGGCCTTGGTCGCCGAGGCCTTGGTCGCCGCGGCCTTCGCGGGGGCGGCCTTCGCGGCACTCTTCTTCACGGGCGCCGCCTTCGTGGTCGGGGTGGCCTTGGTCGCGGCCTTTGTGGTGGTCGGCGCAGCCTTGGTGGCGGTCGCCTTCGAGGCGGAGGCGGACTTCGTCGCCGCCTTCGAGGCCGAGGCGGACTTGGTCGCCGCCTTCGTGGCCGTCGCCTTCTTTGCCGGCGCCTTCTTTGCCGGTGCCTTCGTGGCTGTCGCCTTCGAGGAGGGGGCGGACTTCGTCGCCGCCTTCGTGGTCTTCGCCTTCGAGGAGGGAGCGGCCTTCGCCACGCGGGCCGTCGTGGAGCTCCGGGACGGGGCTCGGCTGGCCGCCGCCGTCGTGCTGGCTCTCGCCGTGTCAACCATGGTGCCGCGCCCCTCGCTTCCACAGCGCTCGGCGGTCCGAGCG
This window encodes:
- a CDS encoding TraR/DksA family transcriptional regulator, whose translation is MAKAAPSSKAKTTKAATKSAPSSKATATKAPAKKAPAKKATATKAATKSASASKAATKSASASKATATKAAPTTTKAATKATPTTKAAPVKKSAAKAAPAKAAATKASATKAAATTKKAAATKAQPAKTTPTKAAPATKTAATKAAPATRTAPATKAAPAKKAAKSPASLVVRADESPWTAQELKAIRSEIEADVQRLRSEITDAEAELVGLMRDAGDGAGDDQADAGAKTFEREQEISLANNAREMLEQNLHALERLDNGTYGVCESCGNPIGKLRLQAAPRATLCVTCKTKQERR